One Candidatus Caldatribacterium sp. genomic window carries:
- a CDS encoding FAD-dependent oxidoreductase: MGKRVVIIGGVAGGPKVAAKLRRLDREAEITIIERGKFLSYAGCGLPYYVSGEVKEYRELMETPVGVLRDPEFFEKSKGIKVYNRTEAIRIDREKKVVEARRIDTGEILTFPYDYLVLATGAKPSFPPIKAVDLEHPDAPVSAKDLGHVYTLHGIEDAEAIRWTIKEKLARKAVIIGGGLIGMEMTESLVKSGLEVTVIEVLPEILPILDEDMGILVRRYCQSQGVTVRVGERVEVLEGQGGVVRRVVTDKGAYEADIVIVATGFRPNTDLAQRAGLAIGETGGIKVDCFMRTSDPCIYAVGDCVEIENLVCGKAAYMPMGSLANKEGRVAAINIAGGNEVFRGALNSVIFKLFDYTIARTGLTMRQAQDLGYDPEYALVPAPDRAHYFPGAKQVITKLIADRRSGKLLGAQIIGRGEVTKSIYAIATALYYGGVVEDLSSLDLPYAPPYASAIDNVCVAANVLRNKIEGKMVGISPHEVERKRKRGDDFVLLDVRTPKEYEKVRIPGSTLIPLGALPGRLHELPKDKEIITFCAVSLRGYEASLILRHAGFKDVKVMDGGIACWPYELES, encoded by the coding sequence ATGGGCAAGCGAGTGGTTATCATCGGTGGTGTGGCGGGTGGCCCAAAGGTTGCGGCTAAGCTCCGTCGTCTCGACCGGGAAGCGGAGATCACCATCATCGAGCGGGGGAAGTTCCTCTCCTACGCCGGCTGCGGGCTTCCTTACTACGTGAGCGGTGAGGTCAAAGAGTACCGGGAGCTCATGGAGACCCCGGTTGGGGTTCTTCGGGATCCGGAGTTCTTCGAGAAATCCAAGGGCATCAAGGTCTACAACCGTACCGAAGCCATCCGCATCGACCGGGAGAAGAAGGTTGTTGAGGCCAGGAGGATAGACACCGGGGAAATCCTCACCTTTCCCTACGACTACCTCGTTCTTGCCACCGGTGCCAAACCTTCTTTCCCACCGATTAAGGCGGTAGACCTTGAGCACCCCGATGCGCCGGTGAGCGCAAAGGACCTGGGGCATGTGTACACCCTCCATGGCATTGAAGATGCTGAAGCCATTCGCTGGACCATCAAGGAGAAGCTTGCCAGGAAAGCGGTCATCATCGGCGGTGGCCTCATCGGCATGGAGATGACGGAGAGCCTCGTAAAGAGCGGCCTTGAGGTTACGGTTATCGAGGTGCTTCCGGAGATTCTCCCCATCCTTGATGAGGATATGGGCATACTGGTTCGCCGGTACTGCCAGTCCCAGGGGGTTACGGTGCGGGTCGGGGAGCGAGTTGAGGTTCTCGAGGGCCAGGGAGGTGTGGTCCGGCGGGTCGTGACGGATAAGGGAGCGTATGAGGCGGATATCGTCATTGTGGCCACGGGGTTCCGACCCAACACCGACCTTGCCCAGCGGGCTGGTCTTGCCATAGGGGAGACTGGAGGCATCAAGGTCGACTGCTTCATGCGCACGAGCGATCCCTGCATCTACGCCGTTGGGGACTGCGTGGAAATCGAAAACCTCGTCTGCGGGAAGGCGGCGTACATGCCCATGGGGTCCTTGGCGAACAAAGAAGGCCGGGTGGCGGCCATAAACATTGCAGGCGGGAACGAGGTCTTTCGAGGCGCCCTGAACTCGGTCATTTTCAAGCTCTTCGACTACACGATTGCCCGCACAGGCCTCACAATGCGACAGGCCCAAGACCTCGGGTACGATCCGGAGTATGCCCTTGTTCCTGCCCCCGACAGGGCCCATTACTTCCCGGGGGCAAAGCAGGTCATCACCAAGCTCATCGCCGATCGGCGGAGTGGAAAGCTCCTCGGAGCTCAAATCATCGGCCGGGGCGAAGTCACAAAGAGCATTTACGCCATTGCCACGGCGCTCTACTACGGAGGAGTGGTTGAGGACCTCTCGAGCCTCGATCTCCCCTATGCTCCGCCGTACGCTTCGGCAATCGATAACGTCTGCGTGGCGGCGAATGTGCTGCGGAACAAGATTGAGGGGAAAATGGTGGGGATCTCACCGCACGAGGTGGAACGGAAGCGCAAGCGGGGCGACGACTTCGTGCTCCTTGACGTGCGAACGCCCAAGGAGTACGAAAAAGTCCGTATCCCGGGGAGCACCCTCATACCTCTTGGGGCACTTCCTGGAAGGCTCCATGAGCTTCCCAAGGATAAGGAAATCATTACTTTCTGCGCCGTGAGCCTCCGGGGGTACGAGGCATCCCTCATTCTCCGGCA